GGCGCCGCAGGACCCATTGGTAGGGCACGTCGGCGACGGCCTTCTTCGCCTTGGCTCTAACATCGTCGTTGACGGCAAAGGTGTCGGCCGGAATCGGCGCGTCGACGGTGACTTTCTTCAGCGTCAGCCGCTGCACCTCAACGCCGTTGAGCTGAAACGAAAGCGTATGCGCGCGCATCATTCCACCAAGTTCTACTTCGTCTTCTGTCCAGTCGGAGAGAACGAGGTCGTAGTTCGCGTCGCCGTAGACGTTGTCGGAGTCGCGCGTACGCACCACCGCAGGTAGGTGCGTGATGCGATCGAACAGCACAGTGAAAGTGCTGGTTTGGGTCTGTATCGAGACCGCCGGCAGCGAGCGGTCACCGATCTGCTGCTCGCCCAGCGCGGCGATGCTGTCGGGGACTTCCAAGGCTCGAAGCAGCATCCGCGGCGAGACGCGCTCACGCTCGCGCAAGATCGCAGCGAGGCGAATGCCCGACATCGCACGCTGGACACCATTGTCGTTGATCTCGACGCCGAATGCTGGCGAGGTGATCTCGCTGAGCCTAAGCCGCCCGATAAACGGATATTTCATATTGCGATCCCAATCGACGCGGACCGTATTGGTTACATTGTCGGTGGTCTCCGTGTAGGTCGAGTCGCCAAAAAATTTCGGTTCGCTCGTGACCGAGAATGAATGCCCGGGGTCCCAATGCTTAGCTTCGCCCTTGATAATAGTGGTCTTGGCAAAGCTGAGCGCTGCTACGCCGCCCTGCGCGGCGACGGCCTGTCTAACGAGATCGACGCCCGACTGCGCGAGCGCCGGCTGCGCCAACGCTGCGCTGAAAACGAGCGCGAGCGCTGGCAGAAAATCAGCGATCTTTTGCTGATGAAACATGATGCGAACCTCTGGCAAAATCCTGTTGTTTCCAGACTGGCCGGCGGCTGAGGGGAACAGGTCGTTCTACCGAGCGCCGATCTTTTCACTACTAGTGAATTGCTTCTATAATACATAATGCGCGGGAAGCTGTAAAGGCGCTTTCCTTATTCAGGAATTCATTCACTAATACACAATGATTGCAACGCCGCCGCAACGTCAAGAATCTCAAAAAACTTAGTTCGCTGGCGAACAGAGAGCGTTTCAGAGTTAAAGCTCTTCACTTGGAGTATCGCGCTACGTCTGTTCTCGACATTGCTCGCGCTCCGAAGGCACGTATCAAGCCGGCTGATGCGAAAAGTGAGGAAGAAAGAGTATTGGAATACAACGTCTTATGAGGGATGCGCGTAGGCGCTTAACACCTGCACAAAACCCGCGTAAGCACCGCGTAAGCAGTAAGCACCCGTAGGTCGGCTGGATAGAGCGTCGCCCTCCGAAGGCGAAGGCCACAGGTTCGAATCCTGTCGGGTGCGCCATTTTTCACGATGGCATCTCGAATAACCGATCAATCTTTTTCGCGAGCGCTGAGTGCTATCTTCATCGGCGAGCGGAAGGGAATGCCACGCGGCCTGGAACCTCGGACGTAACGCTCGATTTTTCGTGCGCGAATGATCCAACCGGCCACTGCGCGATGTTCCGCTCTGGCCGCCTCTGGATTATTCCGGCTCAGGCGATTGTGTTGGTTGCTTGCATCGCAATGGGCGTATCAAAGTCGGCATCTTTTCCTCGCTCGCGTCTGGCTCACTACGCGACCTATTGCGCGCATACGGCAAAGAACATGCGAGCGTGCGGGTCGAATTGATCGACGGTGATCCGGCAGATCATGTCGCGGCGATCCGGCGCCTTCAACTTGATGTGGCGTTCATCACGGGAACCACGCAGTGGTCCGAATGCGAGATGGAGCAGCTTTGGTCCGAGCGGGTATTCGTGGTGCTACCCAGCGCTCACCCGCTTTGCGAGAGGCCGCAGCTTGGTTGGCACGATCTTGCAAACGAGAGGTTTATTGTGAGCGAAGGAGCCCCTGGCCCGCAGATTTACGACTAGATTATCTTGTTCAACGCCTGGCCGATCTCGGTCGCCACCCGGAAACTCATACGTAGTCTGTCGGGCGGGGTACTCTTCTGTCGCTCGTTGCCATCTGGCGGGGCCTGACGGTTATGAGCGAAGCCGGCACGGCGGCTCAGTTTCCTGGAACCGTCTATCGACGATCGTTGGTGAGATTCTGCCATTTTTTGCACGGTGTGGTCGCCGCACAACGACAATCCGGCATCCCGTCGACTCCAGAGCCTCGCACGTTCAATGTCTCGATCAGCCGGTGCGACGATCATCCAGACAATTTCGGCGATGATCCTGAGCTCTTCGCTTTTGTAAATCCCCGATCCGTGGCTATGAACCGCTTGAGCATCGGAACGATCAGGCGGACCGGATCGGCCGCCGGCTGTCCCGTTTCACGGCCGAGGATTTCGGCATAGGCGCTGAGATCACGATGGAGCGTAGCTGGCAGCTCCAGCGTCACTTTCACCGGCTTGTCGTCTGCGATCAGACCAAGTTTCAGCTTCGCCATGTCAGCCTCCGTAGGGTTCGAGCACGAGATCGCGCGTGACGTTGACCCGGACGGGAAAACCTGGCCGGATCGTGAGCGTTGGCGCGATCTGCAATTGGCGCTGAACGATCTGTTGGCCGGCCTGATTGATGGTGTCGACGATGATGTCCGCGACTTTACGTTTGGCCGTGACTGGCCTCCATATCCGGGTTGGCGGGGTTCGCGACGGTAGAGACAGGCCTAGGAATCCTGGAATTTGATCGCTGCGTGCGAGCCGTCGCAGAACGGCTTGTTCTTCGACTCTCCGCAGCGGCACAGAGTCACCCGGTTGCGCACCTCGTACGCGAACCCGTCCGCGGAGACGACGGGAACTCCTCCCCGCAGCCAGAGCGGCCCGCTGCATTGCTCTTCGGGGTCCTCGACCAAGCCGATGGAGACCGGCAAGGCGTGCTCAATGGGCCGTCCCGACGCTTTGTCCCAGGCCGCGAGACGTCCGGCGGGACAATTGTTCACCTGGCGGATGAACATCGCCTGGACCTGGGGATCGTCCGTCTGTGTCACCTGGCCCCAGACCTGGCCGTTCGGATCGCAGAACCGCCCGAACGCGCAAAGGCTTTCCGCGTCGGTGAGCTTAAGCACGGGTCCGTCCAACACCTGCGCCTGGTCGAGATAGGTTTCACGACGGGCGGTCTCGGTTCCGTCAAATCGGATCTTGAGGTGCGTGCCGTCGCAGAAGGGCTTGGTTTGCGACGCACCGCATCGGCAAAGCGCGTAGGTCTCCGGGTGTGGGAGGCTCTCGCCCTCCCGCCAGACCTCCGACCCGCCTTCCGTGTCCGTTACGATCGTTTGCTTGGCGAGAGAGACGTCGCCGGTGACGAGGTAGGGACCGTTCTTGGAAACAGTGACGCGAACCTTGGTCTTTGCCGATGTCATGGATCAACTCCTGGTAGAGGTACGAACGAATCGAGGCGGGTCGCGATTTGATCTCTGATCGGGGCGCGGCTGGCCCGATAATCTCGTCAGATCTTGTCGAACTCGGCCGTGCGGGAGAAGGATTCAGCTCGCCGCCTTCCTGAGCGCGGCGACCTGCTCGGACGTAACCCGGGATGGCGTCGCCCCGAAACGGCCGGTGACATAGTTGGCGACGGCGGCGATCTCGTCATCGCTGTAGGCTCGGCCGAACGCCGGCATGAAGCTGTGGCCCGTGGCCGTGCGCCGGTTGGCGCCGGCGATGATCACCTGGGCGACATTGGTGGCGGTGGGATCGTTCACTGCCCGGCCACCGGTGAGTCGTCCGGATTGGGTGTCGTCGCTAAGAGCGCAGCGGCCGACATGATCTGCCCGGACTGGCAATAGCCGCACTGGATCACTTCGAGGTCGAGCCAGGCCTGCTGGACCTTGCGGCCAGCTGCGGTGGCGCCGATCGCCTCGATGGTGGTGACCGCGCGGCCCTCCAGGGCGCTGATCGGCAGCATGCACGAGCGCAGCGGCGCGCCCTCTACATGCACGGTGCAGGCCCCGCACTGGGCGATGCCACAGCCGAACTTGGTGCCCGTAAGTTTGAGGAGGTCGCGCAGGACCCACAGAAGCGGCATGTCCGGCGGCGCGTCCGCATCGCGAACCTGCCCGTTGATGTTCAACTTAGTCATGCGCTCACCACCTAGAATCGCTCCGCCCGCAAGTCAGCGCACACCCCCGGTATTTTTAACTGGGCCGGTGTATTGCTCGAAGCGTTTTCGCAATTTTGTCAGCAATGGCCCGTTTGTAATGAATTCGCGGTAACTATTGTCCACCTTGTATGACAAAACCGGCCTTAACCCGCTGGGTGGCGGCACATCTGCACGTGGCGACCATGTTCCAATACGACTCTGCTGATCTACTCCAAGGTACCAAGTAAGAAATAGTTTTGCTGCGTTCGGATGCGGCGCAGACTTGAAAATACCGGCGACAAAAGGCCAAATCGGCAAAGGATCGACGTCAGAAATCGCGATCGCCTGAGGTTCGCCTTGCATTTTCAGCGTCAGCGCGATGCTGATAACCGAATCAAAAGTTACGAGATTATCGCCCTTGGCGATGCTGCGTAGCACACCCAAATGGCCCTGTATAAAAGTCGGCTGGTTCGCCATGTATTGATCCATGTAATTCCAGCCATATTTTTTTATCACACTGTAAAATGTATAGAGCGTCACGTCATCGTCAGATGGATAAGCGGCGACTAGCTTGTCTTTGAACCGTGGTTGCAGGAAATCCAACGCCGTTCTGGGTGCATCTTCGGCGCGGACCAGATTGGGGTTGTAGACGTACGGCTGGGCATTGATCTGCACGGCTATATAGGCGCCATCCTCGTCTTTAAAGCTGGTGTCGATCTCATCGAAGCCTGCAGGCTTGAAATTGAGCAAGACGCCAGCCTTCTTCCAACGCACGAAATC
The Bradyrhizobium sp. KBS0727 genome window above contains:
- a CDS encoding CDGSH iron-sulfur domain-containing protein: MTSAKTKVRVTVSKNGPYLVTGDVSLAKQTIVTDTEGGSEVWREGESLPHPETYALCRCGASQTKPFCDGTHLKIRFDGTETARRETYLDQAQVLDGPVLKLTDAESLCAFGRFCDPNGQVWGQVTQTDDPQVQAMFIRQVNNCPAGRLAAWDKASGRPIEHALPVSIGLVEDPEEQCSGPLWLRGGVPVVSADGFAYEVRNRVTLCRCGESKNKPFCDGSHAAIKFQDS
- a CDS encoding MBL fold metallo-hydrolase: MFHQQKIADFLPALALVFSAALAQPALAQSGVDLVRQAVAAQGGVAALSFAKTTIIKGEAKHWDPGHSFSVTSEPKFFGDSTYTETTDNVTNTVRVDWDRNMKYPFIGRLRLSEITSPAFGVEINDNGVQRAMSGIRLAAILRERERVSPRMLLRALEVPDSIAALGEQQIGDRSLPAVSIQTQTSTFTVLFDRITHLPAVVRTRDSDNVYGDANYDLVLSDWTEDEVELGGMMRAHTLSFQLNGVEVQRLTLKKVTVDAPIPADTFAVNDDVRAKAKKAVADVPYQWVLRRLFMGRFIDSDKVFYPEGGGLKLVELAPNVQHVVGSTHNSLIVAMKDGIVIFDAPIGEGMSRWVIDAAKARYPGKPIKQLVLTHHHMDHITGARAYVAEGAEIVVPSQDRAFFEKMFRAPHKVAPDALALKPKPAKIVSVKHTMSLKDGTVEIKLYNIPNPHADGMLIGHVVGPNLVWVTDLINPRGPIGRSPASIAVGDAFRKFGITGSTIVAGHGATAKQADITPALSTN
- a CDS encoding cytochrome c yields the protein MNDPTATNVAQVIIAGANRRTATGHSFMPAFGRAYSDDEIAAVANYVTGRFGATPSRVTSEQVAALRKAAS
- a CDS encoding LysR family substrate-binding domain-containing protein, with protein sequence MHRNGRIKVGIFSSLASGSLRDLLRAYGKEHASVRVELIDGDPADHVAAIRRLQLDVAFITGTTQWSECEMEQLWSERVFVVLPSAHPLCERPQLGWHDLANERFIVSEGAPGPQIYD
- a CDS encoding extracellular solute-binding protein — encoded protein: MKSLLRNAFFRADVSIDGMFSPKLSPASPSTMLRRNFGICLWSLGASADLKFKKWILKPMALTGARRIAGRVASALVLIVCATSNAAWGQSLDELYAKARNEKTLELYTGGPVAPFEAAAKEFEQRYPGIHITITGGFSNVLDRKIDAQLAAKELKVDLAMFQTLQDFVRWKKAGVLLNFKPAGFDEIDTSFKDEDGAYIAVQINAQPYVYNPNLVRAEDAPRTALDFLQPRFKDKLVAAYPSDDDVTLYTFYSVIKKYGWNYMDQYMANQPTFIQGHLGVLRSIAKGDNLVTFDSVISIALTLKMQGEPQAIAISDVDPLPIWPFVAGIFKSAPHPNAAKLFLTWYLGVDQQSRIGTWSPRADVPPPSGLRPVLSYKVDNSYREFITNGPLLTKLRKRFEQYTGPVKNTGGVR
- a CDS encoding DUF2274 domain-containing protein, with the translated sequence MAKLKLGLIADDKPVKVTLELPATLHRDLSAYAEILGRETGQPAADPVRLIVPMLKRFIATDRGFTKAKSSGSSPKLSG